The genomic segment TCTGGGATCAGGTGCGGCGGCGCTTGCTAGAACAAAGCATTGTCCATCAGATTGGGCAAGACCTCACCTCCATTTTGAAGTACCACGATTTGGTGACGGCAGTCGTGCGCCATATGAGCCGTGCGCTGGATACGGCAGTGGCACTGCTCATCGTCCGTGATGAGGACGATCAGGATACGATTGCCGCCGAATACCGGCTTTCTGGCGCACACAGCGGCAACTTGCCTTCTATGGTTGGGCGGGCGGTGCGTGATCTTCATCCCGAAGTGGCGCAGTCTGTCAACCAAAGCGTTGAGTCGCGGCGTTGGCTGATCACCACACGAGCCGATGCCCCCTCTGAAGTTGCCGCTGATTTCGCCGCCGGGGATATTTTTGCCCGCCTGATCGTGCCTATGTTTTTGGGGGAGCGTGTCATTGGGGCGGTGGTTTGGTTGGAAACACGCGAATCCCGCATGTTTTCTGATGAAGATGTGCGCTTGGCACAGACCCTAGCCACCCAAGCGGCAATCGCCCTCGATAACGCCCTCCTTGTGGAGGCAATGGCGGCACGGAATGTGGAGCTTTCTAAGGCGAACAAACTGAAAAGCGAATTCCTTGCCAGCATCAGCCACGAACTGCGCACCCCGATGAACGCCATCAATGGCTATAGCGAGATGCTCCTGCGGGGGATTTATGGCGATATGTCGCACAAACAAGTGGATCGGGTGGAACGGATTCTACGCAATGGGCGAAGTCTCCTCGCCCTCATTGATGATCTCCTTGATCTATCCAAGATTGATGCTGGAAAAATGGAACTCCGCCTTGAGGCGCTGAAACTCCACGACGAAGTGGGGGCAATCATGTACAACTTGGAGAGTCAGGCGGCGGCAAAGGGCTTGAGGCTGACCATGGAAGCGCCCGAAGACCTCCCCACCGCAAAAGCCGATCCCATCCGCTTGCGGCAGGTGATCACCAACCTTCTGAGCAATGCCCTAAAATTCACCAAAACAGGCGGGGTCTCTGTGGTGTTGAGTCTGCACCCCAATGAGGGTAGCGGCGATCTGTTATGGGTTGCCGTCACGGACACGGGCATTGGTATTCGCCCTGAAGATCATGCCATCATCTTTGATGAATTTCGCCAAGCCGACCAATCAACGACACGAGAATTTGGCGGGACAGGTCTGGGCTTGGCGATCTCACGGAAATTGGTCCAGATCATGGGCGGCGAGATTTGGCTAGAGAGTGAGGTTGGCAAAGGCAGCACTTTCACTTTCTCCATTCCGGTGGGGTGATTCCACCCCACACCCTAGCCTCATCACACCCCTCTTAGTGGACTCCGCCTGTTGCCATTGCTGGCACAAGTAAAAACGCCCACGCAAAGATCAGGTACACTGCCAACAGTGCTGCCCCCTCTAGCCAATTCGATTCGCCATCCATCGCCACAAATGCCGCAATGATGGACGCCACTGCCAATGCCAACAATTCATAGGCATTAAACACAAGCAGCAGCTTATCTTTAAACAGCAAGCTGATAAAGACGAGGACAGGGGCGACAAACAAGGCAATCTGCATACTCGATCCCAACGAGATCGACATGCTCAAATCCATACGGTTTTTCCATGCCACCTGTACGGCAACAAGATGTTCCGCGACATTCCCAATGAGCGGGACGATGATGATCCCGATGAAGAATTGGGACAGTCCCAAACTGTGACCAACCTTTTCCACCGTCCCTACGAGCGTCTCGCTCATAAAGACGATCCCCAATGTTGAGAGGGCAAGGATGATCAGCGCCGTTCGGATGCTCAGCGAGCTTGTGTGGTGGGCTTCTCCGGCGCTGGGGGTGGGGTTGCGCAGCGTGTAGAGAATATACAGCCCATAGAGGACGATCATCACGATTGCCAACCCCTCACTAAAGAGCAGTTCGCGGTTCAGCCCATCGCTGGCGCCGAGGATTGCCGTATCAAACGCAGAAGGAATGGCAAGAATCAAAAAGGCGAGGATCAAAAAAGTGGCATTCACTCCGGCAACATGCTTATCAAAGGTTTGCCGTCCGTTTTTGACGCCCCCAAACACCATACTCAAGCCCATGACCAACAACAAGTTGCCAATCACCGAGCCGATAATCGAGGATTTGACCAGTTCCAACAAGCCTGCCCGCAAGGCGAAAATGGTGATGATCAACTCCGCCGCGTTCCCTAAGGTGGCGTTGATCAAACCGCCTAACCCGGGTCCGAGTTTGGCGGCGACAACCTCTGTCGAACTTCCCACCAATGAAGCGAGGGGGACAATGGCTAAGGCAGCTGCCCCAAAGATCAGCACATCACTCCCGCCGCTGGCACGCAGCACTAAGGCAATGGGCAAAAAGACGAGCAGGACATTGAAATTAAGGATGCTTGAAAGTTTGAAGCCGCCTTTTTGGTCGGCGGGTGTGGCATTTTGTTTCGACATAGCCCCCCTTAGATCAGTACGGTAAAGCGATCATACAGAAAACGCTTGAGCGTGCAACATCTAGACGGTTGTCAGGGATCATCTAGACGCCCTACCCATCGATCCCCCCCGACGCATCATTTATCCTTAGCCCAGAAAGAGAGGCACAGCATGGGACGTATCGGCGGTTCGGGCAAACTCTGGCGGGGCGTCGTCATGATTGGGATAGCCCTTTTTACACTGGGGGCGGGGATGCGTGTCTATGCTCAAATCACCTTGGGGCAAACGATTCAACGCCTTCTTGACGCCCGTCCGCCATCGCCCATCGCCCTTACCGCCCCATCGTCTCAGCCGTTGGCGCTTGCCCCTTCTGCCCCCTCTAGTCTTCGCCTGCCAGAGTACGACCTTTGGAACGTTCTCACCCCTGTCACCGTGACCTATGATGCGGCAAATACCCCCCTATGGGAGACCGCCGACAGCGCGTGGCATGTTCCATCGGGCATACCCGGACAGGCGGGGAGCGGGTTTGGGAATGTCGTCCTTGGCGGACACACCCCCGCAAGCGACCCTGAGGTATGGGCGCGGTCTGTCTTTCGGGCGCTTCCAACGCTCAATAGAGGGGATCAGATCGTCGTTGAGGCTGGAACAGCCCGTTACAGCTATCAGGTTGCGCTAGTCTTTGCCATTCCCGCGGGGGAAGCGAACAACCCCGAAGCTGCCGCTTGGCTTGCCCCCACCGGCGATGAGCGCCTCACCTTGATCACCTGTTTCCCACCGCATACGGCGGCATATCGGGTGATTGCGGTTGCTTTTCCCACTACGTTTACGAACACCGGAGATCTAAGATGAAACCCTATCGTTTTTGGATGGTGATGGCATTGATCGCCTTGATCAGCACCAGCCTGATGCCCCGCCCCGCCCGTGCCGATGGGCTGATGATCTTGGGCGGTGTGTATCGTCAACCGAGCGTGTCCCACATCACCGTGACCATTGAGTCGCGGGTATCCACCACCGTCCTAGAGCAGACCTTCAAAAACCCTAACGATGAGCAGGTGACAGCGCTCTACGTTGCCCCTGTCCCTAGCACCGCGACGATCACAGCCTTTGCCCAGTTGATTGACGGGGTGTGGATTGAGGCGGAGGTGAAAGACAGCGAGGAAGCGAAAAAAGACTTTGAGAAAGCCGCAGAAGAAGGGAAAGATGCCGCCCTTGCCTCTGGCGCATTCGTTTCTATTGACGCCGGAATGACCTTTCGGACACAAGTCGTTTTGCCCGCCAATGCTGAGCGCACGGTGCGCCTTACCTTCAGCGAGGTCTTAATTGGGACCGCTGGCATGACACGCTATACCTACCCCTTAAGCCACTCGCACCTTTCCAGCGAACCGGTGGGCGACCTGATCGTTCAAGTCACTATTCACGAGAAAGACGCGATTCGCGCTGTTTATTCGCCTTCCCACACAAACGGGGTAGAGATCGCCCGCCCCTCAGAGACAGAGGCAGTGGCGCTCTATCGGGCGCAAAACATCGTCCCCGCCCAGGATTTTGAGATCGTCTATACCCAGTCGGCAGACACCTTTGGCTTGAATGTCGCCACCCACCGGAAAACAGGCGAGGATGATGGCTACTTCATCTTGATTGCCGCTCCCCAATTGAACGCCGATCATGCCGAGATCATTGAGAAAGATTTCGTCTTTGTGTTGGATCGTTCGGGCAGTATGCAGGGGGCAAAGTTTGAGCAAGCACGCGCCGCTTTAAAACGGATTTTGGATGCGCTCAACGAGGGAGATCGTTTCACCGTGATCGTCTTTGATAACGATGTCACCACCTATCGTTATGACCTCGTAGGGATCGATCAACGTGACACGGCACGGGCATGGGTTGATCTGTTCCAAGTCGGCGGCGGGACGAACATCAACGACTCGCTGCAAACGGCACTCAAAACAG from the Anaerolineales bacterium genome contains:
- the cax gene encoding calcium/proton exchanger; the protein is MSKQNATPADQKGGFKLSSILNFNVLLVFLPIALVLRASGGSDVLIFGAAALAIVPLASLVGSSTEVVAAKLGPGLGGLINATLGNAAELIITIFALRAGLLELVKSSIIGSVIGNLLLVMGLSMVFGGVKNGRQTFDKHVAGVNATFLILAFLILAIPSAFDTAILGASDGLNRELLFSEGLAIVMIVLYGLYILYTLRNPTPSAGEAHHTSSLSIRTALIILALSTLGIVFMSETLVGTVEKVGHSLGLSQFFIGIIIVPLIGNVAEHLVAVQVAWKNRMDLSMSISLGSSMQIALFVAPVLVFISLLFKDKLLLVFNAYELLALAVASIIAAFVAMDGESNWLEGAALLAVYLIFAWAFLLVPAMATGGVH
- a CDS encoding sortase translates to MGRIGGSGKLWRGVVMIGIALFTLGAGMRVYAQITLGQTIQRLLDARPPSPIALTAPSSQPLALAPSAPSSLRLPEYDLWNVLTPVTVTYDAANTPLWETADSAWHVPSGIPGQAGSGFGNVVLGGHTPASDPEVWARSVFRALPTLNRGDQIVVEAGTARYSYQVALVFAIPAGEANNPEAAAWLAPTGDERLTLITCFPPHTAAYRVIAVAFPTTFTNTGDLR
- a CDS encoding VWA domain-containing protein, with the translated sequence MKPYRFWMVMALIALISTSLMPRPARADGLMILGGVYRQPSVSHITVTIESRVSTTVLEQTFKNPNDEQVTALYVAPVPSTATITAFAQLIDGVWIEAEVKDSEEAKKDFEKAAEEGKDAALASGAFVSIDAGMTFRTQVVLPANAERTVRLTFSEVLIGTAGMTRYTYPLSHSHLSSEPVGDLIVQVTIHEKDAIRAVYSPSHTNGVEIARPSETEAVALYRAQNIVPAQDFEIVYTQSADTFGLNVATHRKTGEDDGYFILIAAPQLNADHAEIIEKDFVFVLDRSGSMQGAKFEQARAALKRILDALNEGDRFTVIVFDNDVTTYRYDLVGIDQRDTARAWVDLFQVGGGTNINDSLQTALKTVDKTSERPHIVVFLTDGQASTGVVDTAQILKNVQTEIHNRSRIYTIGIGDVNKPLLESLARENRGQALFVDAFQPLEKPLAEFYAAIDNPVLVDLALDFGGIEVTDFYPNPLPDMFLGGQVVIAGRYKGGGTTTVTLRGAINGKPYETQYKDITFLDSKAVAVNDSEAAKANAVNSYVPRLWAQEKADSLVRHMAIHGPDAKLVDEVKALGKTYKIITPYTSFVVVNPNPSEPVAGQPVAGLPGVGLPRLALLYRDDFRALNTALMIIGGLVTGLGLVGIFRRRLVKR